The Cucurbita pepo subsp. pepo cultivar mu-cu-16 chromosome LG05, ASM280686v2, whole genome shotgun sequence nucleotide sequence ACTATCTTAATTGTTGCCTCACAATAATTTGTCAACTCTTCGGCAACAAAAACACTAGCTCGTCAAGATCTAATTATTCTTCAAGTGTATCTACACAACCAGCTAATTTCAACTTGAGAACGAAACTTCTTTGGTCTACTATCTGATGTGGATCCTCTTGTGCTCTCGTTTGAGCTCCCTTGTTCTGGAGAATTCGTCATGTCTTTCGGTATCACTGGTGATGACATGTCTGGATTTGTTCGTGTTGGTGTCGGTGCACTTTCTAGGTATGTCGCGTCTCCCTAATCTTTCAAAAGAGTGAACTCCGCAATAGTTTATTTGTTATCTCGACGCTGCACCAATcacatttcttttatattgtatactttgttcgataagaggattgttgaagattgttggagTGAGGAGGCCTTAGGGAGGCTGTTGgagtgtattttgttcgagaggNATAACGTTCCTTTCACTGTTCTTTAGCATAAATACCCACTTCAAATCGATGGGCTTGTGTTGAGTGGTAAGTCGATGAAGTGGCCCACGTCTTGTTATTCTCAATGGATTCAAGCTTTTTATTTTGCATGGTCTCCTACCACACTATCTTAATTGTTGCCTCACAATAATTTGTCAACTCTTCGGCAACAAAAACACTAGCTCGTCAAGATCTAATTATTCTTCAAGTGTATCTACACAACCAGCTAATTTCAACTTGAGAACGAAACTTCTTTGGTCTACTATCTGATGTGGATCCTCTTGTGCTCTCGTTTGAGCTCCCTTGTTCTGGAGAATTCGTCATGTCTTTCGGTATCACTGGTGATGACATGTCTGGATTTGTTCGTGTTGGTGTCGGTGCACTTTCTAGGTATGTCGCGTCTCCCTAATCTTTCAAAAGAGTGAACTCCGCAATAGTTTATTTGTTATCTCGACGCTGCACCAATcacatttcttttatattgtatactttgttcgataagaggattgttgaagattgttggagTGAGGAGGCCTTAGGGAGGCTGTTGgagtgtattttgttcgagaggaggattgttggagtcCCATATTGGGCAAATAAGGGAAAAATCATTGTTGGAGTGAGGAGGCCttagggaggctctatggtgtattttgttcgaaatgaggattgttggagtcCCATATTGGGCAAATAAGGGAAAAATCATGTGTATAAGTGAACgacactatctccattggtatgaggccttttggagaagtcGAAAGCACTTTCTCCATTGCTATTAATatgtattctttatttttaaacccATGAACATTCCCTAAATTCATGTGGCATGTGGGAccccctcccaacaatcttcaacataGAGGGTTGACCTAATATGCTCAACCCCATTTGATTGACTAGCATGCAAATTTCTAAAACACAAGAATGTGGCGAGAGAGATCAAGAGACGCTTCTGGGCTCTCAACCATAGAATTAAACCTTTAAGCATGACATTAGACATTCCTGGGTTTGGATACAAATGATTAAAGCTCGTTGTAGTTTCTTGGTCCCCAACTTTGTGTAATTAAACCTTTAGGTATGACAATAGATATTCCTCGGCCTTGTTCTTGATACTTAAGCACTATGGTTAGTTTAAGGACCTACAAACATGCCGATTATGGTGTATGTTTATACTCATTCATactacttttattttacaaaCGATAGTTGAGTTGCGGATGGCGAATGCAAGCGGTGAGACTAAAGAGTTATATGGATAGATCCATGtaccatttaaattatttaaatttctaatttcaaaaaaatatgacaAACAACTATTCACAGTAAAGCGTCCAAAAACAACTCATGAACTAGAGAAACGTTTGAACCTAAGATCCGACGTTACAGTATGGACTATACGGATTCTTAGTGGCCTTAGTGTTGTAGTCCCCTCGAGTCGACCCCGTTCACCGGTAGCCTGACGTACTGGAGCTGCTACCTCTCGGGCGGCTCCAACGCCACCTCCATGAGCCTTTGCTGCTGCCCCTGTCGGTACAGGAAGTACGAAACCTACTATACCGTCCCCTGTCACTGCTCCCCCTCTTACGAGGAGTACAGTCGAACCTTCTACCAAACTCGGTGTGACTCCCGATACAGCCCCGCGTACAACTTGTCCCAAGCCGACTTGAGAACTTGACGGTGACTCAGGTACAGAGGTGGGTGCCGATCGCCCCGCTTGGGGCTCGTGGTTCGGAACATCAAGCTAACGTAACGAAGCTTATCGACGAGATCTAGAAGAAGGAGCTTAGGAGGCTTCATCAGGAGTAGCAAGTTCATAgagttagtttatttaattaagtaaatgttgaaaaaaaatttaagtctAATTGTAATGTATTATATacttataaaaatacttaaattggattttatttttatttttattattgtagaCGCTAAGATCCAAACTCTTTTCCCCCTTTCGTTTTTAGCTTCCATGGATCCCCTCCTCCTCTCGTAATATTAGAACACCTTCTCCCTGCCCGCTCACTACCTTCGCTACGCGCCGATCATCGCCGAAACAGAGTGGCCGACGAACACACACGAATCAATTCGAAGCTCCTCGAACATCGCCAGCAGATCGTACGCGAAACCTTCCAGACTTCTGTAGCGCTCGAAGTCGAAATAATCTGGATTGGTAGTCCCGGCGCCCATGTTGTCGTACAGAACCACCTTGTAATCCTCCACCAGATGCGGGATCAGGTGTTTCCAGACCGATTGATCGGTGCCGAATCCATGGCCGAGAACCACCGTCTGTTGGCCGTCTCCGATGATCTTCACATTCTGAGCCTCCTCTACGATTCCCATGGCAAACTGAAACAGGGATCGAGCAACGGAGAAAGTGTTGCGTTtgggatttctttttttttttttttttttttttttttttttttttttttttttttttttttttttttttttttttttttttttttttttttNNNNNNNNNNNNNNNNNNNNNNNNNNNNNNNNNNNNNNNNNNNNNNNNNNNNNNNNNNNNNNNNNNNNNNNNNNNNNNNNNNNNNNNNNNNNNNNNNNNNNNNNNNNNNNNNNNNNNNNNNNNNNNNNNNNNNttttttttttttttttttttttttttttttttttttttttttttttttttttttttttttttttttttttttttttttttgaatttattgcaTATTATAGACTTTCTGCAAAATAAGACCGTGTGTCCGGGTTTTCATCAGCTGCTGCCGATACTATTATACATACATCATAAGACTTTcgacataacatatcatacatTATAACATACATCATTCAATTTATCCCGACCtattatataatatctaaTAGTAAGTTCACTTAATTAGGTAGCactgaaagtttttttttgttttgttataatCCAGTTCTTGAAGCTACACAAATCTCAATGTAACcgttatttttcattttgtaataCCCAATTgtagtaaaaacaaaaaatttcttagaaG carries:
- the LOC111795103 gene encoding probable esterase KAI2, whose product is MGIVEEAQNVKIIGDGQQTVVLGHGFGTDQSVWKHLIPHLVEDYKVVLYDNMGAGTTNPDYFDFERYRSLEGFAYDLLAMFEELRIDSCVFVGHSVSAMIGA